CGACTTCCCCCGGCTGCGCACGCGCGTGGAGAAGGGGGGCATGGACTACAAGGGCTACAACATCGCGGTGCACGAGCTGGGGCACAACGTGGAGCAGGTGTTCAGCCTCTACGGCGTGGACCACACGCTGCTCGCGGGGGTGCCCAACAACGCCTTCACGGAGGCGCTGGCCTTCGTGTTCCAGTCTCGCGACCTGGAGTTGCTCGGACTGGGCAAGCCGGACGCGGCGAGCGAGCGGGAGCGGGTGCTCGGCGAGCTGTGGCAGACGTGGGAGCGCGCGGGCATCGCGCTGGTGGACATGTCGGTGTGGCACTGGATGTACGCGCACCCGGATGCCACGCCCGTGCAGCTTCGCGAGGCGGTGGTGGGCATTGCCCGCGAGGTGTGGAACCAGTACTTCGCGCCGGTGCTGGGCGGGGAGGGGAGCACGCTGCTGGCCGTCTACAGCCACATGATCAGCTATCCGCTCTACCTGCCCGATTATCCGCTGGGCCACCTCATCGCGTTCCAGATTGAAGAGCACCTGAAGCGCAAGGGACCGCTGGGCGCCGAGTTCGAACGCATGGCCACCTACGGCTCGGTGACGCCGGACCAGTGGATGATTCATGCGACCGGGGCCCCGGTGAGCGCGGAGCCGCTGATCCGCGCCGCCGAGGCCGCCCTGAGTCGCTGACCTACGGCTGCCGGGACGTGTCGCCGGGGATGTCGATGAGCTCGACGTCGAAGGTGAGGACGGCGTTGGGCGGGATGCGCGAGCCAGAGGGCGGCCGCTCACCGTAGGCGGTGTTGCCAGGGCAGGTGAGCTTCGCCTTGCCGCCCACCTTCATCTTCGCCACGCCCTGCGTCCAGCAGGGGATGACGCCGTTGAGCGGGAACTCGACGGGGATTCCACGGCGGGCGGAGGTGTCGAAGATGGTGCCGTCCACCAGCCGGCCCTCGTAGTGGACCTTGACGGTGTCGACGGCGCGCGGGCTGCGGCCGGTTCCCGCCTGGACCTGCTTGTAGATGACGCCGGAGGGAAGCACCTCCGCGCCGGGCTCCTTGGCGGCGCGCTCCAGCGCGGCCTTGCCCGCAAGGGCCTGCCGGCTCTTGGCGAAGGCCTGAATCCGCTGAGCCTGCTCCTTCGGGTCGATGTCGGACGTCTTTCCACCGAGTCCGTCGGACAGGCCCTGTTGCAGCACCTTCAACTCCTCGGGCGACAGCGCGAAGAGGGACAAATCACGGCCAATGGAGAGACCGAGCGTGTAGAGGGTCTGCTGGTCCTCCTCGGACAGCGCAGCGGGCGCCGCCGGCGCGGCGGCCGGAGTCGCCGGTGCGGCCTTGGCCGCGGGCTTCTTCGCCGACTTCGAGTCCTGCGCCTGGGCGCCCGTCGCGCCGAGCGCGAACACCAGGGCCGCCGTCCACATCGATCGCATGCATCCACCTTTCATGAGAACCGGCGCACTATAGAGCGCGGCCGCGTGCTCGAAAGACACAAGCCCGCGCGAAGAATTCATCGAGGAAGCACAGCAAGCGCGCGAGTCCTCCGCGCGCCGTCCGTTTTCTTGCGCGTTCGGCGCGCGCCTCTACCCTGCATCCAGGTTGCTTCACCCCCGGAGCAACCTGTTGCACCACCTGACCGGAGGCGAAGAAGCCATGAGCGACAAGCGGAAGAACAAGCGGGCGCCCCTCGACATCTACCTGAACAAGTACATGGGTGGCGTGCCGTACATGTCGCGGGCCGCGGACATCAGCCAGGAAGGGCTGAGCCTCGCCCGGCTGCTCGAGCCTCAGCACGAGGCCAAGCGCATCGGCCTCCAGTTCCAGCTCCCGGGCTCGGAGGAGATCATCTACGCCGAGGGTGAAGTGGTCCGTGAGTGGGCCGAGCTGGGGGCCAAGCGCGAGCGCTCGGGTGTGCGCTTCACGTTGCTCACCGATCGTCACCGCAAGATGATCGACGCCTACGTCGACCGTCACGGCAACGAGAACTGACGCATACCCGCCGTGCCGCAGGGGCCTGCCTTGACTTCCCCGGAAGCAGGCCCGTTGAATGGGAAGCCATTCTGCCCTGACACGACCCGCGACGTCGGACGAGGGGCTGGAGGATTTCCCGTGAGGCACTCGCTGTGGGGGATATTGCTGGCCGTGCCACTGACCGCGTTCGGCCAGGGCAAGGAAGCGAAGGCCCCGAAGCCCACCGTCGCCGCCGAGAAAACGGCACCGGGGGCACCGGGCGTCAATTGGGAAGGGCAGGTTCTGCGGGCCACGGGAGTGGGTGCTCCCGACCTGAAGGCCTCCAACCCCGGACAGGCCCGGCTAGGGGCCGAGCGGATCGCCAAGCGATCCGCCGTCCAGAATCTCATGGACCAGGCCGGGCGCCTCCACATCAGCGCGGGGCGCACCGTGGCGGACGAGCTGGCCCGCGACGACGTCCGCAAGCGAGTGGAGGCCGCGATGGGCGGCTACAAGGTCGTCGCCCGGCGGTTCTTCTCCGACAGTGGCGTGGAGATTGACGTGGAGGTGCCGCTGTCGGCCCTCACCGCGTCGCTGTTCGCGCCGCCCGCCGCGGACACCGTCATCGCCATCAACGGCGCGGGCGCGAAGAAGTACACAGGCCTGGTGGTAGATGCGCGAGGGCTCGGTGTGCAGCCCGTGCTGGCGCCCCGCCTCTTGGATGACAGCGGCAAGGCGCTCTACGGCGCGGCGGCGCTGGCCAGCGAGCGCCGTGCCGCGACGGCCGTGGCCGCCTGGTTCCAGAGCCTGGATGCGGCGAAGAAGGCCTCGCTGGTGGGGGACAAGCCCCTGGTGGTGAAGGCCAAGGGTTCCAAAGGTTCCGACCTGGTGCTCGCCTCGGAGGATGCGAAGGCGCTCGTCGAGGCCAACACGCGCTTCCTGGCCGAGGGCCGGGTCGTGATCGTCACGCAGTGACTTCGAGGTCCTCGGCCAGCTGATGCGGAAGGTTCTGCTGTTGGTGATGGTGTCCACGTTCGCTGGGTGTGCGAAGCGTCAGGAGCCCGAGTCCCTGCTCAAGGCCCGCGAGCTGATGGCGGAAGCCCAGAATCCCAGCGGCAACCTGGCACTGCT
This portion of the Myxococcus xanthus genome encodes:
- a CDS encoding FKBP-type peptidyl-prolyl cis-trans isomerase — translated: MRSMWTAALVFALGATGAQAQDSKSAKKPAAKAAPATPAAAPAAPAALSEEDQQTLYTLGLSIGRDLSLFALSPEELKVLQQGLSDGLGGKTSDIDPKEQAQRIQAFAKSRQALAGKAALERAAKEPGAEVLPSGVIYKQVQAGTGRSPRAVDTVKVHYEGRLVDGTIFDTSARRGIPVEFPLNGVIPCWTQGVAKMKVGGKAKLTCPGNTAYGERPPSGSRIPPNAVLTFDVELIDIPGDTSRQP
- a CDS encoding PilZ domain-containing protein, with amino-acid sequence MSDKRKNKRAPLDIYLNKYMGGVPYMSRAADISQEGLSLARLLEPQHEAKRIGLQFQLPGSEEIIYAEGEVVREWAELGAKRERSGVRFTLLTDRHRKMIDAYVDRHGNEN